A region of the Apium graveolens cultivar Ventura chromosome 6, ASM990537v1, whole genome shotgun sequence genome:
gtttgtTATCTTTGGagaatttgagctttgcttgcccctagtctggattgtgttgagttcagtcaatcaggactaaggtttgatgtctttagaagaatttgagctttgcttgccccacagtccggattgtgttgagttcaggCATTCGGGACTAAGGtgccaatcaggactaaggtttgtTGTCTTTGGagaatttgagctttgcttgCCCCTAATCtggattgtgttgagttcagccaatcaggactaaggtttgatgtctttagaagaattttaGTGTTGCTTGCCCctagtccggattgtgttgagttgaggcaatcaggactaaggtttgatgtctttagaagaatttgagctttgcttgcccccagttcggattgtgttgagttcagccaattaggactaaggttggttgtcCTTGGAAGAATTTGAACTTTGCTTATCCCTtagtccggattgtgttgagttcagcTAATCGGGACTAAGGTTGGGGTCTTGGGAGGGATTTGAGCTTtccttgccccccagtccggatcgTATTGAGTTCATTCAACCAGGACTAAGGTTGTGtgtccttagaagaatttgagctttgctttCCCCTAATCCGTATTGTGTTGAGTTCATCCAATCAGGACTAAGCTTTGATTTCTTGAAAGGAATTTGAGCTTTCCTTGCCCCCCGGTCCGGGTTGTGTTGAGTTCAgtcaatcaggactaaggttgtgtgtccttagaagaatttgagctttgaTTGGCCCCCAGTCTAGATTttgttgagttcagccaatcaggactaaggttggttaTCCTTtgaagaatttgagctttgctttCCCCCAGTCTGGATTGTGTTGAGTccagccaatcaggactaatgTTGGTTGTCCTTGGAAGAATTTGAACTTTGTTTGCCCCTAGTCCGGATTGTGTTAAGTTCAACCAATCGGGACTAAGGTTGGTGTCTTGGGAGGTATTTGATCTTTTCTTTCCCCACAGTCCAGATTGTGTTGAGGTAGTCCAAGCCAGACTAAGGTAGATTGTCTTTTAGGAGAATGTGAGCTTTTCATGCCCTTTAATACGGGTTGTGTTACAGTAGACCACTCGGACTTGTGTTGGAGAATTGGAGCTGTTGTCGGGTCCAAGTGTTACTGGACTCGGGCGTTGCAGGATTCGGGGTATTGCCGGACCCAGGGGTTGCTGGACCCGGGGTGTTGCGGGACCCGGGGTATTGCTGGACCCGGGTGTTGCAGGACCTAGGTGTTGCGGGACCTAGATGTTATTGTTGGACCCGGGTGTTGCTGGACCCGGGTGTTTCTGGACCAAGGTGTTGTTTTTGGACCTATGTGTTGTTGCTGGACACGGGCGTTCCTCGACCTCGGTGTCCTTGGACCTGGGTGTTGCTGGACCCGAATGTTGCTTCACTAGGGTGTTGCGGGACCCGGGGTATTGTCGGACCCAGGTGTTATTGTTGGACCTAGGTATTGTTGTTGGACCCGGGCGTTCCTCGACCTCGGTGTCCTTGGACCCGGGTGTTGTTGGACCCGGATGTTGCTAGACGAGGGTGTTGCGGGACTCGAGGTATTGCTGGAATCGGGTGTTGCTGGACCCGGGGTGTTGCGGGACCTTGGTGTTGTTGCTGGACCTGAGTGGCCTTGGGCTGGATCCAGTTTCATCCCTGGGCTAGGCTGTTTATAGCCCATCATTTTGTTGCTTTTTTGCCCCAATCCGGGTTGGGTATGTAAGACCGATCGGATTCAAAGATTGAGAGTTGTGCTGGCTTGAGAGGAAAACTTGTTATTTTATTGCCCCCAATTCGGGCTGGGTATGTAAGACCAATCTAGATTCAAAGATAAAGAGTTGTGCTGGCTTGAGAGGAAAACTTATTATTTTATTGCCCCCAATACGGGTTGGGTATATAGAGACCAACCCAAGTCTGAGTAGAGAAAATTTGGCTGCTTTGAGAAAAATATGCTGGTTTATTGCCCCGAATTCGGGTTAAGGAAGAAAAATGTTTTGCTTTTTGCCTTGGAATTTATTTTCTAAGTATAAGATCATTGTGGCAGTCCGGGTTCAAGCATGGCCCCAGACTAGGATTgttttttgccttagaaaaaataTTTCTAAGTATAAGATCATTATGCTAGTCCAGGTTCAAGCATGGCCCCGGACTAGGATTACTTTTTGCCTTAGAAAATTTTTTTAAGTATAAAATCATTGTGCTAGTCCGGGTTCAAGCATGGCCCCAGACTAGGTGCTTTTTTCCTTAGGAAAATatttctaagtaaatatgtttgctctagtccaggTTCAATATTGGTCTGGACTAGTGGATGCTTTTGCCTTAAAAAAATTTTTTTAtgtaaatatgtttgctctacTCCAGGTTTAACATTGGTCCGGACTAGTGGATgcttttgccttagaaaaataattctatgtatatatgtttgctctagtccaggGCCATCATTGGTCCGAACTAGTGGATGCTTTTTCCATAGaaaaataattctaagtaaatatatTTTCTCTAGTCCAGACCCATCATTGGTCCGGACTAGTGGATgcttttgccttagaaaaataattctaagtaaatatgtttgctctagtccaggTTCAATATTGGTCCGGCCTAGTGGATgtttttgccttaaaaaaataattctaagtaaatatgtttgctctagtccagatCCATCATTGGTCCGAACTAGTGGATGCTTTTGacttaaaaaataattttaagtaaatatgtttgctctgGTCCAGACTAAtatcttgtccggactagtggtggctccttagaaaattatttctaagtaaatatggttgctctagtcctgaatAATATCTTGTCCAGACTAGTGGTGGCTCCTTTACTTAGAAAATTtattctaagtaaatatggttgctctagtcctgactaatatcttGTTCGGACTAGTGGTGGCTCCTTAAAAAATTAATTCTAACTAAATATGgatgctctagtcctgactagtATGTTTGTTCGGACTAGTGGTGGCTCATTTACTTAGAAAATTtattctaagtaaatatggttgctctagtcctgactaatatcttgtccggactagtggtgactccttagaaaattaattctaagtaaatatggatgctctagtcctgactagcatgttgtccggactagtggtggctcatttacttagaaaatttattctaagtaaatatggttgctctagtcctgactaatatcttgtccggactagtggcaGCTCCTTAGAAAATTAATCCTAAGTAAATATGGATGCTCTAGTCCTGAGTAGTATGTTATCCAGACTAGTGGATAGTTTTAATAAATGTAAAGAGAAAATGTTTTTCATTAACCATTCATACAAATCATAAGGAAAAACAAATCGGTTGCTTGCCATATTGGCTAAAAGATGTTGGTTGCTTTGTTTGTTTTTTTCTATTGGTAGAATTTCCTTAATCTTAGTCCATGCCAAGTATTTGGGACTTCTGAGCCATCCATGTTCAGGAGTTTGTAGGTTCCTGGCCTCAGGACTTccttgaccttgtatggtccttcccatttgggcattagcTTTCCAGTGTTGGTGGGATCTGATGCTTCTGTGTCTCGAAGAACTAAGTCTCCCACTTGGAAGTTTCTGACTCTGGACTTCTTACTAAAGTGCTCTCTGGTCTTCTCCTTGTATTTTTCCATCCTTTCTACAGCTTGGTCCCGGACCTCATCAATCAGCTCAATGTTTGTTCTGAGTCCTTCTTTGTTGGCTTCTTCAtcaaagtttattgctctgtgAGAAGGAGATCCCACCTCAATAGGAAGCATTGCTTCTGTGCCATAATCTATTTTGAATGGGGTTTCTCCGGTGCTTGTCCTGgggcttgtcctgtaggaccaTAGTACGCTTGGaagttcttctggccatttgctCTTGCTCTCTTTGAGTCTTTTTCAATACCTCGGAGCAGGATTCCCGTTGGTGACTTCTACTTTCCCGTTTCCTTGAGAATATGCTACTGATGATTTCTTGTGCTTGATCCCGCACTCTTGAAGGTAGGACTCGAATTATGATCCGATGAACTGTGGTCCGTTATCTGTACTAGGACTCGTGGAATCCGAACCTCGTCAAATgttgtccataaactttatgcagtctTGCTGATTAATTGTCCTCATTGCTTTCGCTTCAACCCATTTGGTCATGTAATCAATTGAGACTAACAAGTACCTGAGATCTCCTTTGGCCCGGAGAAATGGTCCCACAATGTCAATGCCTCAGACGGCAAAGGGGATTGGTGATAGGAATGAGGAAGGTAGGACTGGGCTGATCCAGGACACATTGCTAGAAGAGctggcattccttgcattttttcacgAACTCTATTACGTCCTGGTGgatagttggccagtagtagccttgtcttATGATTTTATGAGCAAGGGCCTTTACGAACATGTGATCTCCGCATATCCCTTCGTGTACTTCCATCAAacagtactttgcttcttctgggccTACGCACTAAAGGGTAGGAGATGAGAAAGTCCTACGGCAAATAAGTCCTTCTTCAAGGAAGAActtggctgcttttgctttcaGTCTTTGGGCCTTCCTTTGTCTTCTGGTAGCTCTCCTTTTTCTAAGTAGTTGATGAAGGGAGTCATCCAGTTCT
Encoded here:
- the LOC141665739 gene encoding uncharacterized protein LOC141665739, with the protein product MQGMPALLAMCPGSAQSYLPHSYHQSPLPSEALTLWDHFSGPKEISECGIKHKKSSVAYSQGNGKVEVTNGNPAPRTSPRTSTGETPFKIDYGTEAMLPIEVGSPSHRAINFDEEANKEGLRTNIELIDEVRDQAVERMEKYKEKTREHFSKKSRVRNFQVGDLVLRDTEASDPTNTGKLMPKWEGPYKVKEVLRPGTYKLLNMDGSEVPNTWHGLRLRKFYQ